The following proteins are encoded in a genomic region of Pseudomonas saponiphila:
- a CDS encoding LysE family translocator: MNLSLLLAYALSVLMLVATPGPVVALIVNTSMNAGPSQAVLTALGTNAASLLLALLAVLMLTTGLALDSRLISGVSLLGCGFIGWLAVQGLREVFGPPTVGAAPRTDKGRQGLANGFLVGIGNPKDIIFFVSFFPQFIQVSRSFERSALLLTLVWVVIDFAVLGAYILMARQGFPLRYKRQVTGLSSLMLLAVALAGVVYSLLDLYRSGAA, from the coding sequence CTGAACCTGTCGTTATTGTTGGCCTATGCACTGAGCGTACTGATGCTGGTGGCCACCCCGGGGCCCGTGGTGGCCCTGATCGTCAACACCAGCATGAACGCCGGGCCGAGCCAGGCCGTGTTGACGGCCCTGGGCACCAACGCCGCGTCACTGCTGCTGGCGCTGTTGGCGGTGCTGATGCTGACCACCGGCCTGGCGCTGGATTCGCGCCTGATCAGTGGGGTCAGCCTGCTCGGTTGCGGCTTTATCGGCTGGCTGGCCGTGCAAGGACTGCGGGAAGTGTTTGGCCCGCCCACCGTGGGAGCGGCGCCACGCACCGACAAGGGTCGCCAGGGCCTGGCCAACGGTTTCCTGGTGGGGATCGGCAACCCCAAGGACATCATTTTCTTTGTCTCGTTCTTCCCCCAGTTCATCCAGGTCAGTCGCTCCTTCGAGCGCAGCGCGCTGCTGCTGACGCTGGTCTGGGTGGTGATCGATTTTGCCGTGCTGGGGGCCTATATCCTGATGGCGCGCCAGGGCTTCCCGCTCAGGTACAAGCGCCAGGTGACCGGCCTGTCGAGCCTGATGCTGCTGGCGGTGGCCTTGGCCGGTGTGGTTTATTCGCTGCTGGACCTGTACCGCTCGGGCGCCGCTTGA
- a CDS encoding ArsR/SmtB family transcription factor yields MNVVQNDLGLSNVAAAIAEPARTRMLCALMDGHARTSTELAAIAQVSTSTASAHLAKLKDAGLLRVQVQGRHRYYDLGDPLVAQALEALMVIGQGTPFTPRTPDRLQFARTCYDHLAGTLGVQLHDRMLEAGWLLAAGEGEEYRISDSGVEFFHGLGIEVAELRALRRRVACPCLDWSMRRPHLGGALGAALLRVLLERKWLVRDLDSRALTLTGTGGRYISKRFGMPLIQPSRPLSASASLELQQLGG; encoded by the coding sequence ATGAATGTAGTACAGAACGACCTCGGGCTATCCAACGTGGCGGCGGCCATCGCCGAGCCGGCCCGGACCCGGATGCTCTGTGCCCTGATGGACGGCCATGCCCGCACCAGCACCGAACTGGCGGCGATCGCCCAGGTCAGTACGTCCACCGCCAGCGCCCACCTGGCCAAGCTCAAGGACGCCGGTTTGCTGCGGGTGCAGGTCCAGGGACGGCACCGTTACTACGACCTCGGCGATCCTCTGGTGGCCCAGGCCCTGGAGGCGTTGATGGTGATCGGCCAGGGCACCCCTTTCACTCCGCGCACCCCGGACCGCCTGCAGTTCGCCCGCACCTGCTACGACCACCTGGCGGGCACCCTGGGGGTGCAGTTGCACGACCGGATGCTCGAAGCCGGCTGGTTGCTGGCGGCCGGGGAGGGCGAGGAGTACCGGATCAGCGACAGCGGCGTCGAGTTCTTCCACGGCCTGGGTATCGAGGTGGCCGAACTTCGTGCCCTGCGCCGGCGCGTTGCCTGCCCATGCCTGGACTGGAGCATGCGTCGCCCGCACCTGGGGGGCGCCCTGGGCGCTGCGTTGCTGCGGGTATTGCTGGAGCGCAAATGGCTGGTCCGCGACCTGGACAGCCGTGCCCTGACCCTGACCGGCACCGGCGGGCGCTACATCAGCAAGCGTTTCGGCATGCCGCTGATCCAGCCGTCGCGGCCGCTGTCGGCCTCGGCCAGCCTGGAGCTGCAGCAACTGGGGGGCTGA
- a CDS encoding M48 family metallopeptidase, with amino-acid sequence MKFFQHQARARRHTLQLLLLMTLAVTTLVSLSSLGLGLLWRELSQEYGQPKVLNWAVVAVVAVLMLLVVVLGSWYQRWRLRAGGKVIAEHLGGRLINDSPRGREEQRLLNIVEEMALASGASMPAVYVLPEDAINAFAAGLTPEQAVLGITRGALTHLDRDELQGMVAHEFSHIHNGDMRLNTHLLAVIHGLLVFSLAGIAVLRQAEKQHLGSDRHRFFWQIIFAVLGLALWLFGCLGSLLGNLIKAAICRQREFLADASAVQFTRNPQGIAGALKKIGGSSAGSRLRAFAAAQYSHLYFHQGVKLRLERLFATHPPLAARIQRLDPQWDGRFMPL; translated from the coding sequence ATGAAGTTCTTTCAACACCAGGCCCGTGCCCGGCGCCACACCCTTCAACTGCTGCTGTTGATGACCCTGGCGGTGACCACTCTGGTCAGCCTCAGCAGCCTCGGGCTGGGCCTGTTGTGGCGCGAGCTGAGCCAGGAGTACGGCCAGCCCAAGGTGCTGAACTGGGCCGTCGTCGCGGTCGTGGCAGTGCTCATGCTGCTGGTGGTCGTGCTCGGCAGTTGGTACCAGCGCTGGCGCCTGCGGGCCGGCGGCAAGGTGATCGCCGAGCACCTGGGCGGGCGCCTGATCAATGACTCGCCACGGGGCCGCGAGGAACAGCGCCTGCTCAATATCGTCGAGGAAATGGCCCTGGCCTCGGGCGCCAGCATGCCGGCGGTGTATGTACTGCCGGAAGACGCGATCAACGCCTTCGCTGCCGGTTTGACCCCCGAGCAGGCGGTGCTCGGCATCACCCGCGGCGCCCTCACCCACCTCGATCGTGACGAGTTGCAGGGCATGGTCGCCCATGAGTTCAGCCACATTCACAACGGCGACATGCGCCTCAACACCCACTTGCTGGCGGTGATCCACGGCCTGCTGGTGTTCAGCCTGGCCGGCATCGCGGTGCTGCGCCAGGCGGAAAAGCAGCACCTGGGCAGCGACCGCCACCGCTTCTTCTGGCAGATCATCTTCGCCGTGCTGGGCCTGGCCTTGTGGCTGTTCGGCTGCCTGGGCAGCCTGCTGGGCAACCTGATCAAGGCCGCCATCTGCCGCCAGCGCGAGTTTCTCGCCGACGCCTCGGCGGTGCAGTTCACCCGCAACCCCCAGGGCATCGCCGGCGCGCTGAAAAAGATCGGCGGCAGCAGCGCCGGCTCACGCCTGCGCGCCTTCGCCGCCGCCCAGTACAGCCACCTGTATTTCCACCAGGGGGTGAAACTGCGCCTGGAGCGCCTGTTCGCCACCCACCCGCCGCTGGCCGCGCGCATCCAGCGCCTGGATCCGCAGTGGGATGGGCGCTTCATGCCGCTGTAA
- a CDS encoding metal/formaldehyde-sensitive transcriptional repressor, with protein MSHTHAQKDQLLKRVRRILGQLQAVERALETGADCGKTLHLVAATRGAISGLMGEIIEAHALEHVANPELSDAERARGVDELLEAIRRYSK; from the coding sequence ATGTCACACACGCACGCACAGAAAGATCAACTGCTCAAGCGGGTGCGGCGCATTCTCGGGCAGCTACAGGCCGTGGAGCGCGCCCTGGAAACCGGGGCCGACTGCGGCAAGACCTTGCACCTGGTGGCGGCGACCCGTGGCGCCATCAGCGGCCTGATGGGCGAGATCATCGAGGCCCATGCCCTGGAGCATGTGGCCAATCCCGAGCTCAGCGACGCCGAGCGGGCCCGTGGCGTGGATGAGTTGCTGGAAGCCATTCGCCGTTATTCGAAATAG
- a CDS encoding DUF4265 domain-containing protein, whose product MNQGQVMDKIMLRLTVVDDYPPVASEGVWAQLQPDGLYRIVNFPFYSQDVCYEDDVAVQVEADGLKWFRQVVHGSGNSTLRLVFFEAGRERITEVLERINALGCRWEGMSKAFFAVNVPASVSLDCVLDYLQQCFEQGWLDYESGLLRQ is encoded by the coding sequence ATGAACCAGGGACAGGTGATGGACAAGATCATGCTCAGGTTGACGGTGGTCGACGACTATCCACCGGTCGCCAGCGAAGGGGTCTGGGCGCAGTTGCAGCCTGACGGTCTGTACCGTATCGTCAATTTTCCTTTCTATTCCCAGGACGTCTGCTACGAGGACGACGTAGCCGTCCAGGTGGAGGCCGATGGCCTGAAGTGGTTCAGGCAGGTGGTGCACGGCAGCGGCAACAGCACGCTGCGCCTGGTGTTCTTCGAGGCCGGTCGGGAGCGGATTACCGAGGTGCTGGAGCGGATCAACGCCCTGGGTTGCCGCTGGGAGGGCATGAGCAAGGCCTTCTTCGCGGTCAATGTACCGGCCTCGGTGTCGTTGGACTGCGTGCTGGACTACCTGCAGCAATGCTTTGAACAGGGCTGGCTGGACTATGAGTCCGGGTTGTTGCGCCAGTGA
- a CDS encoding sensor domain-containing diguanylate cyclase yields the protein MIAVWSLLCLTLLLTLLTLWLLRRERRAQAQLRAYRKRVEGLPNDAERFKRSQYFARIGTWDWEVDTQRLYWSEAIYGMFGFKVGEVVPSYELFCSCVHPEDRERVRAGELRCLETGENHDEEYRVVWPDGSIHWLRETGNVVKNVHDTTIKMLGVVRDITDEKVSTRQLQQLAHFDPLTGLPNRLMLEQRLSRALEQARHNQTRVALVFVDLNGFKAINDQYGHAAGDRVLSATARRLQGILRSSDTVARIGGDEFVVVLEGLSQELDLTEEARRIGEKIFNELSPPVEVDSQRHSIGSSLGVAVFPDHAGRMDQLLHIADLAMYEAKRSGNNQYRLGQ from the coding sequence ATGATTGCTGTCTGGTCCCTGCTGTGCCTAACCCTGTTGCTGACCCTGCTGACGCTGTGGTTGCTGCGCCGCGAGCGCCGCGCCCAGGCCCAGTTGCGCGCCTATCGCAAACGGGTCGAGGGCCTGCCCAACGATGCCGAGCGCTTCAAGCGCAGCCAGTACTTCGCACGCATCGGCACCTGGGACTGGGAAGTCGACACCCAGCGCCTGTACTGGTCTGAGGCGATCTACGGCATGTTCGGGTTCAAGGTCGGCGAAGTGGTGCCCTCCTACGAGCTGTTCTGCTCCTGTGTACACCCCGAGGACCGGGAGCGGGTGCGCGCCGGCGAATTGCGCTGCCTGGAAACCGGCGAGAACCATGACGAGGAATACCGCGTGGTGTGGCCCGACGGCAGCATCCACTGGCTGCGCGAAACCGGCAACGTGGTGAAGAACGTGCACGACACCACCATCAAGATGCTCGGCGTGGTGCGTGACATCACCGATGAAAAAGTCTCCACCCGCCAGTTGCAGCAACTGGCCCATTTCGACCCGCTGACCGGCCTGCCCAATCGCCTGATGCTCGAACAGCGCCTGTCCCGGGCCCTGGAACAGGCGCGGCACAACCAGACCCGGGTGGCCCTGGTGTTCGTCGATCTCAACGGCTTCAAGGCCATCAACGACCAGTACGGCCACGCCGCCGGAGACCGGGTGCTGAGTGCCACGGCCCGGCGCCTGCAAGGCATCCTGCGCAGCAGCGACACCGTGGCGCGGATCGGCGGCGACGAATTCGTGGTGGTTCTGGAAGGCCTGTCCCAGGAGCTCGACCTGACGGAGGAAGCCCGGCGCATCGGCGAGAAGATCTTCAATGAACTGTCGCCACCGGTGGAGGTGGACAGCCAGCGCCACAGCATCGGCAGCAGCCTGGGCGTGGCGGTGTTTCCCGACCATGCCGGGCGCATGGACCAGTTGCTGCACATCGCCGACCTGGCAATGTACGAAGCCAAGCGCAGCGGCAATAACCAGTACCGCCTGGGGCAGTGA
- the dmeF gene encoding CDF family Co(II)/Ni(II) efflux transporter DmeF, with the protein MNLSQQAAQFTHEHQFLGADHDDNARRTLWVVVLTVVMMVGEIVAGYFTGSMALLADGLHMATHAGALGIAAAAYGFARRNAGNRRFSFGTGKVGDLAGFASAIILGLVALGIAGESLLRLFQPTTVAFAEATLIAVVGLLVNILSAWLLGGGHGHHAHGHAHGHHHDHEHHEHHEHHEHHEHHEHHRGDNNMHSAYVHVLADALTSVLAIVALLAGRYLGWVWLDPVMGMVGALVIARWSYALIKSSAAVLLDTSDERLAEQIRRSVEAPGDASIVDLHVWQVGPGAQAVIVSVVAQASLSVEAVRGRLAALPGLAHLTLELRSL; encoded by the coding sequence ATGAATCTGTCTCAGCAGGCTGCACAGTTCACCCACGAACACCAGTTTCTCGGTGCCGATCACGATGACAACGCCCGGCGCACCCTGTGGGTGGTGGTGCTGACGGTGGTGATGATGGTCGGGGAGATCGTTGCCGGTTACTTCACCGGTTCCATGGCCTTGCTGGCCGACGGGCTGCACATGGCGACGCACGCCGGAGCCCTGGGCATCGCCGCGGCGGCCTATGGTTTCGCCCGGCGCAATGCCGGCAACCGGCGTTTCAGCTTCGGCACCGGCAAGGTCGGCGATCTGGCGGGGTTCGCCTCGGCGATCATTCTCGGCCTGGTGGCCCTGGGGATTGCCGGCGAGTCTCTGCTGCGGCTGTTCCAGCCCACCACCGTGGCCTTTGCCGAGGCCACGCTGATCGCGGTGGTGGGATTGCTGGTGAACATCCTCAGTGCCTGGCTGCTGGGCGGCGGCCATGGGCATCACGCCCACGGCCATGCCCATGGGCACCATCATGATCACGAACATCACGAACATCACGAACATCACGAACATCACGAACATCACGAACATCACCGGGGTGACAACAACATGCATTCGGCCTATGTGCATGTGCTGGCCGATGCCCTGACCTCGGTGCTGGCGATTGTCGCGCTGTTGGCCGGGCGCTACCTGGGCTGGGTCTGGCTCGACCCGGTGATGGGAATGGTCGGCGCGCTGGTGATTGCCCGCTGGTCCTATGCGCTGATCAAATCCAGTGCGGCAGTGTTGCTCGATACCAGCGATGAGCGCCTGGCCGAGCAGATCCGCCGATCGGTGGAAGCGCCGGGGGATGCCAGCATTGTCGACCTGCACGTGTGGCAGGTGGGGCCTGGGGCGCAGGCGGTGATTGTCAGCGTGGTGGCCCAGGCGTCGCTCAGTGTCGAGGCCGTGCGCGGGCGTCTGGCCGCCTTGCCCGGGCTGGCACACCTGACCCTGGAACTGCGCAGCCTCTGA
- a CDS encoding FKBP-type peptidyl-prolyl cis-trans isomerase produces MSDSLQVIDIQLGDGKAVVKGALITTQYRGFLEDGSSFDSSYDRGKPFQCVIGTGRVIKGWDQGLMGMQVGGKRKLLVPAHLGYGERSMGAIPPNSNLIFEIELLEVLTRDD; encoded by the coding sequence ATGAGCGACTCATTGCAGGTGATCGATATCCAGTTGGGGGACGGCAAGGCGGTGGTCAAGGGCGCCCTGATCACCACCCAGTACCGGGGCTTTCTGGAAGACGGCAGCAGCTTCGACTCCTCCTACGATCGCGGCAAGCCGTTCCAGTGCGTGATTGGCACCGGGCGGGTGATCAAGGGCTGGGACCAGGGCCTGATGGGCATGCAAGTGGGTGGCAAGCGCAAACTGCTGGTGCCGGCGCACCTGGGCTACGGCGAACGCAGCATGGGCGCGATCCCGCCCAACTCGAACCTGATCTTCGAGATCGAGTTGCTGGAAGTGCTGACCCGGGATGATTGA
- a CDS encoding LysR substrate-binding domain-containing protein encodes MVESLPPLYALRAFEVAARSSSFTRAAEELSLTQSAISRHIRTLESQFGCRLFERHGPRLVLTEAGQRLARELKVGFRIIEDACLPLRASRGQLRLKAPSTLTMRWLLRALETLKGEQPELAVQLASVWMDFDHVDFYAEPYDCAILLGNGHFGAGVEACKLFDEWLIPIGPPQAAQGAPWPLERLRDAELIHPSADRRDWRRWLQAQALEDRALLEPLRLERGTVFDTLDQAISAAMAGHGLSIGDLHLVAQDIRGGRISLPFPSAVASGDGYYLVWLRDSPSQERIARLRDFLLSQVTDISDLGLHYRGPGSAMPPA; translated from the coding sequence ATGGTCGAATCCCTGCCACCGCTCTACGCGCTGCGGGCCTTTGAAGTGGCCGCCCGGTCCAGCTCCTTTACCCGTGCCGCCGAGGAACTGTCCCTGACCCAAAGCGCCATCAGCCGGCATATCCGTACCCTGGAAAGTCAGTTCGGCTGTCGTTTGTTCGAGCGTCACGGACCCAGGCTGGTGCTCACCGAAGCCGGACAGCGCCTGGCCCGGGAGCTCAAGGTCGGTTTCCGGATCATCGAGGATGCCTGCCTGCCGCTGCGCGCCAGCCGCGGTCAGTTGCGTCTCAAGGCGCCTTCGACCCTGACCATGCGCTGGCTGCTGCGGGCCCTGGAGACGCTCAAGGGCGAGCAGCCGGAACTGGCGGTGCAACTGGCCAGCGTGTGGATGGACTTCGATCATGTGGACTTCTATGCCGAGCCCTACGACTGCGCGATTCTGCTGGGCAACGGCCACTTCGGCGCCGGGGTCGAGGCCTGCAAGCTGTTCGATGAATGGCTGATTCCCATCGGCCCGCCACAGGCTGCGCAGGGAGCGCCCTGGCCCCTTGAGCGGCTCAGGGATGCGGAGCTGATCCACCCTTCGGCGGACCGCCGCGACTGGCGTCGCTGGCTGCAGGCCCAGGCGCTCGAGGATCGGGCATTGCTGGAGCCGCTGCGGCTGGAACGGGGCACCGTCTTCGACACCCTGGACCAGGCGATCAGCGCCGCCATGGCCGGGCACGGTCTGTCGATCGGCGATCTGCACCTGGTGGCGCAGGACATACGCGGCGGGCGGATCAGCCTGCCGTTCCCCAGCGCGGTGGCGTCGGGGGATGGCTACTACCTGGTGTGGCTGCGCGACAGCCCGAGCCAGGAGCGCATTGCCCGGTTGCGCGACTTTCTGCTGAGCCAGGTCACCGATATCAGCGATCTTGGCCTGCACTACCGGGGCCCCGGCAGCGCTATGCCACCGGCCTGA
- a CDS encoding LemA family protein, with translation MATADIVALVLLAVLALYLASLYNRLTTRRNRLRNAFAQIDVQLKRRYDLIPNLLETVKGYLQHERQTLTALAEARNNARDSLQAAAAQPGDSARIARLSQDQSALDQVLDRLHLSLEAYPELKASQNMAQLSEELTSTENKVAYARQAFNDAVTDYNLCKQQVPALFFAGLFGHRADAALLQFADSAQIQDASKVSFQ, from the coding sequence ATGGCCACCGCCGATATCGTCGCCCTGGTGCTGCTCGCCGTTCTGGCGCTGTACCTGGCCAGCCTCTACAACCGCCTGACCACCCGGCGCAATCGCCTGCGCAATGCCTTCGCCCAGATCGACGTGCAACTCAAGCGCCGCTACGACCTGATTCCCAACCTGCTGGAAACCGTCAAGGGCTACCTGCAGCACGAGCGCCAGACCCTGACCGCCCTGGCCGAGGCGCGCAACAATGCCCGGGACAGCCTGCAAGCGGCCGCCGCGCAACCCGGCGACAGCGCACGCATCGCCCGCCTGAGCCAGGACCAGAGCGCCCTGGACCAGGTCCTCGACCGCCTGCACCTGAGCCTGGAGGCCTACCCGGAACTCAAGGCCTCGCAGAACATGGCCCAGCTCAGCGAAGAACTCACCAGCACCGAGAACAAGGTCGCCTACGCGCGCCAGGCCTTCAACGACGCCGTGACCGACTACAACCTGTGCAAGCAGCAAGTGCCGGCGCTGTTTTTCGCCGGGCTGTTCGGCCACCGGGCCGATGCCGCGCTGCTGCAATTCGCCGATAGCGCGCAGATCCAGGACGCCAGCAAAGTGTCGTTCCAGTAA
- a CDS encoding oxidoreductase, whose product MDPISAATHFNPYDFYYARLRARGGLTYDSALGLWLASSAAAVAAVLNHPACRVRPLHEPVPRAIAGRPAGQVFARLMRMNEGPRHGCPRQAMAPGLQALAGIDLMPWLAAWRPALDAPQCAADLQRWQWRLPVALLAALLGVPAEQCEELARRTGEFVACFSPLSTEQQLQAADAAAQDLLRQMQAVLDGPQPSPLLRSILERSSGLAAEDLQANLLGLLAQTHDACAGLLGNSLLALLTDPALARRLQQDPGRLQDWLLQVQRLDPPVQNTRRFVAEPCTLLGVDLQPGDSVLVLLAAANHDPALCAITGSDPAQQGFSFGAGAHRCPGRDLALNIVHSLLRALLQHPDLGALALQWRYRASVNGRLPLFSDAPGGRPTGWQPADA is encoded by the coding sequence ATGGACCCGATCAGCGCAGCTACCCATTTCAACCCCTACGACTTTTACTACGCCCGCCTGCGTGCCCGGGGCGGCCTGACCTACGATTCGGCCCTCGGGCTGTGGCTGGCCAGCAGCGCCGCGGCGGTCGCCGCCGTGCTCAACCACCCGGCCTGCCGGGTCCGGCCGCTGCACGAGCCGGTGCCCCGGGCCATCGCCGGACGGCCCGCCGGGCAAGTCTTTGCCCGCCTGATGCGAATGAACGAGGGCCCGCGCCACGGCTGTCCGCGACAAGCCATGGCCCCAGGGCTGCAGGCACTGGCCGGGATCGACCTGATGCCCTGGCTGGCCGCATGGCGCCCGGCCCTTGATGCCCCACAGTGCGCCGCCGACCTGCAACGCTGGCAGTGGCGCCTGCCGGTGGCCCTGCTGGCCGCCCTGCTGGGGGTGCCCGCCGAGCAATGTGAAGAGCTTGCCCGACGCACCGGCGAGTTCGTCGCCTGCTTCTCGCCCCTGAGCACGGAACAACAGTTGCAGGCCGCCGACGCGGCGGCGCAAGACTTGCTCCGGCAGATGCAGGCCGTGCTTGATGGCCCGCAACCCAGCCCGCTGCTGAGGTCGATCCTCGAACGCAGCAGCGGGCTGGCCGCCGAGGACTTGCAGGCCAACCTGCTGGGCCTGCTGGCACAAACCCACGACGCCTGCGCCGGGCTGCTGGGCAACAGCCTGCTGGCCTTGCTGACGGACCCGGCCCTGGCCCGGCGCCTGCAGCAGGATCCCGGTCGCTTGCAGGACTGGCTGCTGCAAGTGCAGCGCCTGGACCCGCCGGTGCAGAACACCCGCCGCTTCGTTGCCGAGCCTTGCACCCTGCTGGGTGTCGACCTGCAGCCCGGGGATAGCGTGCTGGTGCTGCTGGCCGCGGCCAACCACGACCCGGCCCTGTGCGCGATCACCGGCAGCGATCCGGCGCAGCAGGGCTTCAGCTTCGGCGCCGGCGCCCATCGCTGCCCGGGTCGGGACTTGGCCTTGAACATCGTCCACAGCCTGCTGCGCGCCCTGCTGCAGCACCCGGACCTGGGCGCGCTGGCCCTGCAATGGCGATACCGGGCCTCGGTCAATGGCCGCCTGCCCCTGTTCAGCGACGCGCCGGGCGGCCGGCCAACGGGCTGGCAGCCAGCGGACGCTTGA
- a CDS encoding DUF1543 domain-containing protein — protein sequence MLFVVMLGGKHPKATIEVHDVQFVVAERLESAYAQLREAWFGSPAGLHIDSWMQVDGVEQYKVEFSPLAPGPGAPRLYFLNLGGYEAATFGEAHRYLLVVARDKTEAKAKGKRQMLAHWHKAHTDALLDVDDCLPIDLLQGRYVHLVPGPHQGIEQRNDYIILN from the coding sequence ATGCTGTTTGTGGTGATGCTCGGGGGCAAGCACCCCAAAGCGACAATCGAAGTCCACGACGTCCAATTCGTGGTCGCCGAGCGCCTTGAATCGGCCTACGCGCAGCTGCGCGAGGCCTGGTTCGGCAGTCCCGCGGGCTTGCATATCGACTCATGGATGCAGGTCGACGGCGTCGAGCAGTACAAGGTCGAGTTCAGCCCCCTGGCTCCCGGGCCGGGCGCGCCGCGCCTGTACTTCCTCAACCTGGGCGGCTACGAAGCGGCCACCTTCGGCGAGGCCCACCGCTACCTGCTGGTGGTGGCCCGCGACAAGACCGAAGCCAAGGCCAAGGGCAAACGGCAGATGCTGGCCCACTGGCACAAAGCCCACACCGACGCCCTGCTCGACGTCGACGACTGCCTGCCGATCGATCTGCTGCAAGGGCGCTATGTGCACCTGGTGCCAGGGCCGCACCAGGGCATCGAGCAACGCAACGACTACATCATCCTCAACTGA
- a CDS encoding OprD family porin, with product MLVPGLSLLPLSLVQAAGFIDDSSLKLQLRNVYFNENFRDEHGLSAKAARTAKSERTEWAQGLLLDYQSGFTPGTLGFGVDALGLWGVRLDSGKGRSGTGLLPVHDDGRAASEFASAGATAKVRLAKTTLKYGTLLPKTPVLVYNDARLLPQTYQGTQLTSTDIDGLSLTGGYLQRFKLRDSTDSVGLVPDGYSGGQSGDFRYAGGEYKWSKTLRLSYFHGELENFYRQDFVGLQHDLALGQGTLTSDLRYFRSTDSGAAFDGKIDNRMLSGQLTYAIAGHSLGGGYQRLSGDAGLPYISGATVYSFSNAGIGKFIEEGEKTWMLGYGYNFASLGVPGLTFSSRYLSGNDGKSRTRVDEWERDSELAYVLQQGAFKGLGVKLRNYVYRSDYARGRDSNRLYITYDIALW from the coding sequence ATGCTTGTTCCCGGTTTGAGCCTGTTGCCCCTGAGCCTGGTCCAGGCCGCGGGTTTCATCGACGACAGCAGCCTCAAGCTGCAACTGCGCAACGTCTATTTCAACGAGAACTTCCGTGACGAACACGGCCTCAGCGCCAAGGCCGCGCGCACGGCCAAGAGCGAGCGCACCGAATGGGCCCAGGGCTTGCTGCTCGACTATCAGTCCGGATTCACTCCCGGCACCCTGGGGTTCGGGGTCGATGCCCTGGGGCTGTGGGGCGTGCGCCTCGATTCCGGCAAGGGCCGCAGTGGCACGGGGCTGCTGCCGGTGCACGACGACGGTCGCGCCGCGAGCGAATTCGCCAGTGCCGGCGCCACGGCCAAGGTGCGGCTGGCCAAGACCACCCTCAAGTACGGCACCTTGCTGCCCAAGACCCCGGTGCTGGTCTACAACGATGCCCGCCTGTTGCCGCAGACCTATCAGGGCACCCAGCTCACCAGCACCGATATCGATGGCCTGAGCTTGACCGGCGGTTATCTGCAGCGCTTCAAACTGCGTGATTCCACCGACAGCGTGGGGCTGGTGCCCGACGGCTACAGCGGCGGCCAGTCCGGGGACTTCCGCTACGCCGGGGGCGAATACAAATGGAGCAAGACCCTGCGCCTGAGCTATTTCCATGGCGAGCTGGAGAACTTCTATCGGCAGGACTTTGTCGGCCTGCAACATGACCTGGCGCTGGGGCAGGGGACCTTGACCAGCGATCTGCGCTATTTCCGCAGCACCGATTCAGGCGCGGCGTTCGACGGCAAGATCGACAACCGCATGCTCAGCGGCCAATTGACCTACGCCATCGCCGGGCATTCCCTTGGCGGCGGCTATCAGCGCCTCAGTGGTGATGCCGGCTTGCCGTATATCAGCGGCGCCACGGTCTACTCCTTCAGTAACGCCGGCATCGGCAAGTTCATCGAGGAAGGCGAGAAGACCTGGATGCTCGGTTATGGCTACAACTTCGCCAGCCTGGGTGTCCCCGGCCTGACCTTCAGCTCGCGCTACCTGAGCGGCAATGACGGCAAGTCCAGGACCCGCGTCGATGAATGGGAGCGCGACAGCGAACTGGCCTATGTGCTCCAGCAGGGTGCGTTCAAGGGGCTGGGGGTGAAGCTGCGCAATTATGTGTATCGCTCCGACTACGCCCGTGGACGGGACAGCAACCGCCTCTACATCACTTACGACATTGCCCTCTGGTAG
- a CDS encoding NUDIX domain-containing protein — protein MPANKACPVVLRYTRELEVLAFRHPLAGLQLVKGTLEAGESTAAGAVRELAEEAGVEAEESRFLGLWHSGFADQVWAFHECRVQMPLPERWTHFAADDGGHHFEFFWHALASPPSAQWHPLFQAALGYLRGRLLGAGGDT, from the coding sequence ATGCCCGCCAACAAGGCTTGCCCGGTAGTGTTGCGCTACACCCGCGAGCTTGAGGTCCTGGCCTTTCGTCATCCGCTGGCCGGCTTGCAGTTGGTCAAGGGCACGCTGGAGGCGGGAGAGTCGACGGCCGCTGGCGCGGTCCGCGAACTGGCGGAAGAGGCGGGCGTCGAGGCCGAGGAAAGCCGCTTTCTCGGCCTCTGGCACTCGGGGTTTGCGGACCAGGTGTGGGCCTTTCATGAGTGCCGGGTGCAGATGCCACTGCCCGAGCGCTGGACGCATTTCGCCGCAGATGACGGCGGCCATCACTTCGAGTTTTTCTGGCATGCCCTGGCCAGCCCGCCGTCGGCCCAATGGCACCCGCTGTTCCAGGCGGCCCTGGGCTATTTGCGTGGGCGCCTGCTCGGCGCGGGTGGCGACACCTAG